A region of the Halosolutus amylolyticus genome:
CGTAATTGCAGGTACAGTTTTCTTCGCAGGTTCTGCCGCTGCTACGGCATCACTCGAAGAAATGAACGGTGATGGGACGGAGGATGATCCGTATATAATCACTGATGTCGAAGAACTACAAGCAATGAATGAGAACCCGGACGCCCACTACGTTCTCGGGAATGATGTTGACGCGAGTGAAACCGAGACGTGGGACGCAGGTGCCGGGTTCGAACCGATCGGTGACGAGTCACCTTTCGACGGTTCGTTCGACGGTCAAAATCATACAATTACTGGACTGACGATTGATCGACCATCGGATAATAACGTTGGATTGTTCGGCCGGACGACTGGAACAATCAAGAACGTCTATCTCGAAGATATCGACGTTCGCGGTGGTGAACGGAATACGGGTACGCTCGTCGGAGAAAATGCAGGTGATGTCAAAGAGGTTTCTGTAACTGGTAGCGTCAAAGGAGAAGGTCGAGAGGTCGGTGGTTTAATTGGTTTCCTGGAGGATGGGGATGGAACAGTTGAGCGCTCAGGAGCAGATGTGGACGTTTCTGGAGAGAACGCCGTTGGTGGACTGATCGGTGGGATATCCTCTTGGAAGGACTATACGATTACAAATACGTACGCAAAGGGAGACATCGAAGCATCTGACGGGAGGGCTGGTGGTCTTGTCGGGTTCATGAGAGAAGGTGATACCATTCGGATAGCATATGCTACGGGAGACGTGACTGGAACTGAAGCGGGCGGCATCGCGGGTGCCAATGGCGGATTTGGGCACGACGGCGGTACGATCAGTACAGCATTTGCTACTGGTGAGTTGAGTGGTGATGAAATAGGCGCAATCAATGGAACTGGTCGATCCTGGCACTCTGGAACGTATTCAGATACGTTCTGGGACAGGCAAACTACTGGTGTTATTGATGGACAAGGCACTGGTTCTGGTCTCACAACTGCCGAAATGACCGGTACTAAGGCCGAAACAAACCTAAATGGCTTTGGCTTCGGGACCTTCTGGACTCTGACGGACGAGTATCCTGTTCTCGAGTGGCAGGTCGAAGCTGTCTCCGTGTCACTCTCAGATGATACTGTTGGAGCTGGTGAACAGACAAGCGTGACGGTGACGCTGACACTGGACGATGGTTCGACCGTCACCGCCTCCGAGGTCGCCGATTACGACGCTGGTGGCATCGTTGACGTCGATGCTGGCGTCGTCGATGCCCAGCAGCAGGGAACGGCTGAGATAACTGCCACGATCGCTGGTGAAAGCGATACTGCCGAACTCGAGATCACAGAACCTCCAAAGATCGAACTCGCCGAGTCCGAATTCGACGCCGACGCGATCGTCGAGGGAAGTACCGTGACAGCGTCAGCGACCTATAAGAACGACGGCGGGCCTGGAAGTCACACCGCCGAACTGATCGCCGATGGCGAGGCCGTCGACACACAGACCGTCTCACTCGACGCCGACGAGGAGACGACGATCGAGTTCGAGTGGACGCCCCACGGTGCGATCGGCACGGAGTACGACCTCGCGATCGACGACACCGACGTCGGTTCGATCAGTGTCGTCGAACCTGGAACCGTGACGCTCGAGGATGCTCGATTCCCCGATCGGGTCGGCTCCGGGTCACCCTACGAGTTCACGGTCGACCTGGAGAACGAGGCCGACGAGACGGTGATCGACACCATCACCTACGAACTCGATGACGAAGTCGTCGCTACGGAGTCGGTTACAGTTGAACCGGACGGCTCGGAAGCGATCCTCGGTCACGAGACCGATACCGACGTCGGGTTGACGATCGCCCACGCCGTGACGGGTCACAACGAGACGATCGAAGGCACGAGCGACGTCACCGACCCACCGGAGTTCGAAATCTCCGACATCGAGACGCCCGACGAGCTCGAAGCCGGCGAAGAGTTCGACCTGACGGTGACGGTGGAGAACACCGGCGGCGTCGAGGGGACCCAGACGGTCACCGTATCGGATGCCGAGGGTGAAGTCGCCAGCGAAGAACTGACAATCGAATCGGCCGCGAGTGAGACGATTACGGTGTCGCTGAGCGACGACGGGACTGGCGGGTCCGAGTTCAGGGTCGCCACTGAGGACGACGAAATGACCGAAGCCGTGACGATTACGGAGGCCGACGACGGGACGGACGAGCCGGACGACTCGAACGATTCGGACGGGCTCCCTGGCTTCGGAGCTCTGACGGCCACGCTGGCTCTCGTCGCCGTACTCGCGCTACTCGGCGATCGACGCCCGGACCAATGACGGTGCTCTTCGTGACGCCAGTCGAGATACTCACCGGGGTGTCGGTCGGCCTGCTGTTCGGGGTCGTCGTCGCGCTACTCGTCGGCGGGACCAGTTTCGCGAGCAAGTATTTCGCCGACGAGGGGCCGCCGCCGATCGCCGGCGGTACGGTCACCGCGGTGGTCACTGCGGGCGCGCTGTACGCGGTGGACGTCGTCGACCCGAGTACGGCCCAGTTAGGGCTGTATCTCGGCCTCGGACTCGTACTCGTGCTCGGACTGTACGCCACGACCTGTGGAACACGGCTCGCCGCCGACCTGCCGCGTGATGCCGCCGGCCCGATCGAGCGGACCAAGCCGCTCGCCGCGGAGGCGATCGACGCCGTCGACGCGATGGGACAGGTGACGATCCGATCGAGCGGTGGCGTCCGCGAGTTCGAGGGGTATCCGCCGCTGGGACCGGACCTCCGGGCAACGCTGGAGGATGGCGCGTGGCGATTCCCCGCGGATCTGCCGCTCTCGGAACTGGAGACGCGACTCGAGGACAGGCTCCGGACGACGTACGACCTGGAGGCGGTGTCCGTCTCGGTGGACGGCCGGGGTCGGGCGACGATCACTGCGGCACCGCCCGCCAGCGGCGTCGCGAAGGAGGTGCCCGACGGCTGGCGTGCCGTCTCGATTCGCGCGTTGCTCCCGACGGGGCTTGCCCCGGGCGACGACGTCCTCGCAGTCACCGACTCGGGGGCCGTCTCCGGGACGGTCCTCAGTGCCACCGTCGACGCGTCCGCGGCCGACCACGAGTCGCCCGTGGGAGCCGACTCGGACGACCCTCGTGCCGATCGGTCCGGGGCTGACGGGGCGTCACACGCAGCCGATACCGTGGCGAGCGGGGGCGACGGACGCGTGACCGTCGCCGTTCGGACGACTGACGCGGAGGTCCTGCTTTCCGCCGAGCGGGCGCGGATCGCCGTCACGCCGCGGGGGACGACCCACGAGTTCGACGCGATTTCGCTGCTCGACCGCGGCGATCCCGTGATCGGGAAGGTGACGCTGACCGATCCGATCCTGGATGCGGTGGCCGACGACGAGACGTCGCTCGAGGTGTTCGCAGTTCGCCGGACGGACGCGAGCGACGACGAGTCGATCCACGAGCACGAGTGGCAGTTCGAACCCGATCGGGAGGCAGTCGCCGTCGGTGCGGAGGCGTTCCTCCTCGGTACCGACGCGACCGCGTTCGGCCCTCGGTCGGATGGACGGGATCCGGCGGCGCTGGAGGTGAGTCACTGAGATGTCGACCACGATCGCAGCGATGGCAGTCGAACCGCTACAGAACGGGGCAGGGATCGCCGATCCGACCACGATCGAATGGACTCGAACTGCCCTGCTCGGCATCCTCGGCTACGGCTTGCTGGCCGGCGTCGGTGCGCTCTCGCTCGCGTTCGGCTACCGGGCACTGACCGTCCGACAACTGCCGATCGGGCCGGCCGTCCTCGTCGGGCTCGCGCTGCCGGCGGGCTGGCTCACGGGCGAAGCACTTCGTCACGGGACGGTCATCGCCGACTCGCCGCTGGTCCACTACGCGACCGGTTCCTACGTCCTCGGCGTACTGGTCGCCGGGGGCGTCGTCGCCGGCCTCGGCCACCGGCTGGGGGATCACCTCGCGCGCGGGACCTACGAGATCACGGCGGTAGACGCGAGCGGGCCGGTCGCGGATCTCGTCCAGTCGGCCGGCCTCGCCGTCGCCGTCACGCTACCCGCGTCGATCGACGACGCGGAGGGGTATCCGGCCGTCGACGAGGCGGTCAAACGGGACCTCGCGGACCGTGACCTCCAGTTCCCGAGCGGCCTGTCGACGTCGGCGCTCCGGTCGCGACTGGAGCGCCGGCTCGAATCCGATTACGACCTCGGGTACGTCCGCGCCGAACTCGCGGCGGACGGCGGCGTGGCCGCGCTCACGATCGGCGCTCGACGGGCCGGCATCGGACCAACGCTGGGGCCGGACCGGGTCGCCGTCGCGATCGCGGGCGATCCGTCCTCGCGGGCGAGCGCTGGCGATCCGGTCGAAGTCTGGACGGACGACGACGGCTCGAATCGGCTCGTCACGACGGGGACGCTCCGGGCGAGCGCCGACCCGGTCACGACGCTGATCGTCGACGCGGACGACGCGGAGGCCTTCGAACCGGGCGATCGCTACCGGCTCACGACCCGTCCCGAGACGCCGGGTGACGCCCACGCGCTCGTCTCGGCGATCCGGACTGCGGACGAGACGGTCACGGCGACCACGGTGGCGGCCGACGGGCCGCTCGAGAGCGAGTTCGCCGGCTGGGTGTCGGGGACCGTCCTCGCGATCGATCGGGAGGGCGAGGAACTGTCGCTGCCGGCGGACAACGAGCCGCTGGAAGCCGGCGACACGATCTACGTCTTCGGGACGCCGGCCGAACTCGCGGACCGCGACGGAAGTGGGGAGTCGTCGGCAGGTCCCGAGACACCGGAAGCGACGCCCGGGGCGGCCGACTGACCGATCGACCGCCGGAAGGCAAAGCATTTCGGCCCACTGGGGCCACTGTACGTGTATGTCCGAACTCCGACCCGCCGCCGAGACGGCCCTGGGCCAGTGTCTGAATCTCGAGTCCGGCGAATCCTGTGCGATCGTCACCGACGACGAACGGGAGCCGATCGGCGAGGCGCTGTACGAGGTGGCGGCCGAGATCACCGACGACGCAGTCGTCGTCCGCTATCCGCCGGGCGAGACCCACGGGGCGGAGCCGCCGGCCCCGGTCGCGGCGGCAATGGCCGACGCCGACGTCGTCCTCGCGCCGACGACGAAGAGCCTGAGTCACACCCGAGCGCGCACCGAGGCCAACGAGGCGGGTGCGCGCGTCGCCACGCTGCCGGGGATCACCGAGGACGTCTTCACGACGGGTCTGGAGGCCGACTACGAGTCGATCGAGGCCCACTGTACGGACGTCCGAGAGCAGGTCGCCGACGCCGACGACGTCCGCGTCACTGCGCCCGCGGGCACGGACATCACCTTCGACGTCGCCGACCGGGAGTGGCTCGCGGACACCGGCATCGTCCACGAGGCGGGGATGATGTCGAACCTGCCCGCGGGCGAGGTGTTCGTCAGCCCCGAATCGGCCGACGGCCGGTTCGTCGTCGACGGGACGATGATGCCCCACGGTCTGCTCGACGAGGGCGAGACGCTCTCGTTCGAGGTTGAAGACGGACTCGTTACCGACGTCTCGGACGACGACATCCGCGAGACGATCGAGGCCGCCGCGGACGAGGTGGGCGACGCCGCGTTCAACCTCGCGGAACTCGGGATCGGGACGAACGTCGCCGTCACGGCCCTCGTCGGCTCCGTCCTGCTCGACGAGAAGGCCGGCGGGACGGTCCACATCGCGATCGGCGACGACGCGGGGATCGGCGGCGACGTCGAGGCGCCGATCCACCTCGACGGGATCGTGCGGGAGCCGACGGTCTACGCGGACGGGGACGAAGTGGCGCTTCCGCGTGCGGAGTGATCCCGAAGACGGGTTCAATCGCCTTTTTAGTGCGTGGCGTGTACGACGTCCCATGACCGACATTCCGGATCGCGTTCCGACGTCCTGTCCGTCGTGTTCGCCGGACCTCGAGACCGTTCACGAGGTCCTGACGGCCACGGAAGGCGGCGGCACCGTAACCGTCCGCTGTAGCGAGTGTGGCCACGTCCACAAAATCCAGCCCGAACGAGAGCGCGAGGTCACACTCGACGTGGTCGTCTCCCAGGAGGGCGAGTCCTTCACCGCGAACGTCACCACGCCCGAAGACGAGACGATCGAAACCGGCGACGAGTTCATCCTGGAGACCGAGGAGGTGCTCTCGACGGTTCGCGTGACGAGCGTCGAACTCGACGAGCACCGGCGGACCGAGGAGGCCGTCGCCGAGGACGTCGAGACCGTCTGGACCCGCGAGGTGGACAACGTCGCGGTCAACGTCACGGTCCACCCGAAGGACGGGTCGCGGGACGACAGCCGATCCATTACGGTTCGGGTCCCCGGCGACTACGAGTTCGAGGTCGGCGAGATCGAGACGTTCGGCGACGACGAGTTCGAGATCGACGCGTTCGTCGTCCGCGACGACGCCTCGGGCTACGATCGCGATCGGTACGAGATGGAGGGCGATACCGTCCTCGCGAAGGATGCGAAGCGGGTCTACGCCTACGATCAGACGACCAGCGCCTGGTCGGCCTGGTAACCGAGAATCGTTTCGTACTCTCGCCGGCACTCGCGCCCCACAGCCTATTGTACTCGAGCGACTAGCTGTAGCGACGCTATGTTCGGCTTCGGCGACTCCGATCCCGACCCCGGCGACTACGAGGCCGCCCGGAAGCGGATGGTCCGGTCCGTCGCCTCGCGCGTGGCGGACGATCGCGTTCTTGAGGCCCTCGAGTCGGCCCCGCGCCACGAGTTCGTCTCCGAGGATCGCCGTGGCGAGGCCTACGCGGACCGCCCGTTACCGATCGGGGACGGGCAGACGATCAGCGCACCGCACATGGTCGCGGTCATGGCCGACAAACTGGCGCTCGATCCCGGCGAAAACGTGCTCGAGATCGGGACGGGCTGTGGCTACCACGCCGCGGTGACGGCCGAACTCGTCGGTCCGGATCACGTCTACAGCGTCGAGTACAGCGAGGACCTCGCCGCGGACGCCCGGGAGACGCTCGCCGAGACGGGGTACGACGACGTCTCCGTCCGGGTCGGCGACGGAGCGGACGGCTGGCCCGAGCGCGCCCCCTACGACGCCGCGTACCTCACGTGTGCGGCCCCGGAGTTTCCCGCTCCCGTCGTCGAGCAGGTTCGATCGGGCGGTCGGCTGCTCGCCCCGATCGGGACCGGGTTCCAGTCGCTGGTGCTGGCCGAGAAACTCCCGGACGGCTCGCTCGCTCGGAGCGAACACGGGGGCGTGCGGTTCGTTCGGATGCGCTGACGATTGCGCAAGCGCGCCATTGATTACGGCCGGCGCGATAGCTGGCGTATGGACCCCGCGGTACTGCGCGAGGACCTGATCGACGGCCTCGCCGCACCCCCCCAAGAACGTCCTGACGGACGACGGCGTCGCCGTTGCGATGCGGGACGTGCCACGCCACGCTTTCGTCGACGACGAGCGGACGGCCTACGCCGATCGGGACCACGAGATCCTCGGCACCCGCGTCCTCGCCCCGAGTACGGTCGCCCGCTTGCTCCAGGCGCTCTCCCTGGACGGTGACGAGGAGGTGCTGATCGTCGGCGCTGGCGTCGGATACACGGCGGCCGTGGCAGCCGAACTCGTCGGCGAAACGAGCGTCCACGCCGTCGACATCTCCCGCCCGCTCGTGATCGAGGCACGGAATAACCTCGCGGAGGCGGGCTACGACGGCGTCCTCGTCGACTGTCGCGACGGGGCCGCGGGTCTCCCCGAGTACGCGCCCTTCGATCGAATACTGCTCGAGGCCGCGGCGGTCGAGCCACCGCGGGCCCTGCTCGACCAACTGCGCGAGGGCGGTCGACTCGTCTTTCCTCGTGGAACGCAGACCCAACGGCTCGAAGCCGTCACTGCGGACGGCGAGACCGAATCGTTCGCCGCCGTTTCCTTCGATCCGTTGCTCGTGGAGGGCGAACAGTCGGGCGCCGTCGAACGCAACCGGATGGCTCGCGAAGATCGCGAACACGCGACGCGTCGCGCCGAAACCCGCCGCGGCTGGGAACACGAGTGGATCGAGTGGGACGACGCGATCGATTCGGCGTCGCGCCCGCGCTGACGACGCGGTACTGTCGTACCCTTGTTCCGGTCTCTCGTCGACGGCGCGACCGATCGCGACGGCTGTCGTTCCGAACCAGTGAGACCGACGAACAGCCGCGTCGCTGGCGAACTTGTGTCGGGGGGAAAGTGGGGGTGGGGGATTGGGGGGTGGCGACAGTCTATCTCAGATCGCCAGTTACTGGTATGCGGTGATGGGGGTTAAATATAATCTCTAACTGTTTGGGTGGCCAGTGCGTGTCGTACTAATTAATTAGAACCGCCGTCGAACGCCAGCGTCACCAGCTTTCGTTCGGCGGCCCGCAGGTGATAGTGGTACGTCGGCGGGGACACGTCGAGGGCGTCCGCGAGATCCTCCCCGGTACTCTCGCGGGGCCACTCGAAAAAGCCGCTGTAGTGGGCCGCCTGTAGCGCCTCGAACTGTTTGTCGGTAAGCCGCTCCTCGAGATAGGTGTCGAGCTGGCGGGCCGAGCGCGTCCCGGTCGTCTCGCGCCTGGCGTCGAGTTCGGTATCCGGATAGCTGTTCTGGAATCCCTCGATCAGCGATCGGGTCTCGACGTGCTGGGGAACCTCGAGGACGAGCGTCGTCGTGCCGTCCTCGGCCGTGGCTTCGCGCAACTGCACGTCGTACGTCCGCAACACGTCGAGAAACGGCGTCGACGAGAGCGTCAGTTCGAACAGCGTCTCGTCCTCGCCCTCGGAGACGGCCGAGAGCGTCTCGACCGACGCCCACTCCGCCATGACCGGCCCGAGTTCCGCCGTCGACGGAACGCTCACGAAGACGACGACCTCGTCGTCGGCCCGATCGATCACGCCCTCGAGCGTGATGGGGCCGCTGATCCGCTCGGAGAGGCGGTTGACGAGCAAGCGCTCGTCGTAACTCGTCAGTTCGAGTTCGACGCGGCTGTCGGTGAGCATCGCCCGCGTCTGCTCGACCGATCGGATCGCGTGGCCGATCGTCTCTCCGAGTTCGCCGAGCACCTCGCGCTCGCTGTCGGTGATCGCGTCGACGCCCGGCACGTGGACGAGCAGGGCCCCGTACCGCCGTTCGTCGTCGACGAGCGGCACCGAAAGCACCGTCTGGTAGCCGTACGTGAGCGCGTCCTTCCGCCGGGGGCTCCAGTCGTCGGCCTCGAGGACGTTGCGGACCACCTGGACCTGCTCCGTGGCGAGCGTCTCCTTGACCAGTCCGACCTCGGGAGCGCACTCCCCGTCGTCGCGGATCCGATCGACGTAGGCCGCGTCGACCCCCGCCCAGGCCGTCGGCGTCGGCGGGTCGTCGTCGTTCGTCGCGATCCAGGCGAACAGGTACCGATCGGTATCGGCGAGTCGATCACACACCCGCCGCTCGATCTCGTCGCGCGTCGAGGCCTGGGCGACGCCGTGGTTGATCTCGCGGACGATCTCGTTCGTGTGGTTGAGCCGAGTCAGCTCCTCGTTCTGGGCGGTCAGGGTCCGATCGTGCTCGCGGAGCAACTGCTCGCGCTCGGCCCGATCGAGCGCGGCCTCCGTGTTGGCCGCCAGGATGTGCAACAGTTCGGTCATCGTCTCGTCGAAGCCGTCGACGTCCTCGGTGCCCGCGACCAGCACGCCGTGAGTCCCGAGGGGGGCGATCAACTCGCTCCGGCTCAGCGTCTGGGCGCGCTCGACGCCCGTTCGCTGGACGTCCTCGTAGTACGCGCTCTCTCCTTCCGAGAACACCTCCCAGACGAGTCCCTCGCCGCGCTCGAACGTCATTTCGGGATCGACGAGTTCGCGCGACTCCCGCATCGACGCGGCGTGGGCGAGCACCCCGTCGGTCGGCTCGAACGCGTAGGCCGCAGCGACCGCCACGTCGAGGATGTCGCCCGCGGTGTCGACGGCCGACTGGTAGATCTCGTCTTTCGTCTCCGCCCGCATCAGGTCCCGCGTCGTCTCGTGGAGCGTCGTCAGCGTCCGTTCGTACCGGCGCTCGCTCTCGCGCAGTTCCGTCTCCGCGCGGTACTGCGAGACCGCGTTCGTGATCTGGTTCGCCAGCAACGCGTACTGCTCCTCGCCCGACTCCTTCTGGAAGTACTGCGTGACGCCCGCGGCGATCGCCTCGCTGGCGAGTTCCTCCGATCCCCGGCCCGTGTACAGGATGAAGGGCAGGTCCGGATCGTCCTCCCGGATCCGCTCTAACAACTCGAGACCCGACAGGGACGGCATCTCGTAGTCACTGACGATACAGTCGACGTCGCGCCGGTCGAGCACCGCGAGCGCGTCGTCGGCACTCGTTGCGGCGACGGCCTCGATCGCGTCGTGTTCGCGTTCGAGCATCGATCCAGCGAGATCGGCGTATCCCGGTTCGTTGTCGACGACGAGAACGGTGATCGGCTGTGACATGGGTTTCGTGTCGATGGTCACCGATCGGAACCGCCGATCGGTGAGGCGTCGATATCGGTACCAGTCCGATCGGGATACTAATATGTTAGTACTCGATCGTGCTGAATCGAGAGTGGCGTCGAACGAGAGAGGGATCGACAACTGGCAGTTCGATCGGCCACCGTTCCGCGGTTGCGGTTCTCGTTATCGCTCCGGGATTTTGCCGTCGAATTCGTAGTCGGGTGCCCAGTTGATCGATGGATGGTCGATACTGGCTTCGAACCGGAGTTCCATCTTCTGCTCTGTCGCGTCCTCGATCGGGATCCAGTACAACTGCTCTCGATCCGGACATCGGACGATGAACGCGTCGATCACGTCGTCGTACGTCTGTTCGTGATACCTACCGTCTCTCGTCGTTTGCGAGTGCGTATTGAAGCGAATCGTCTCGGCTTTGTTCTGCCACGCCGTTTTACACTGGATACGATAGAGGCGATCGCTATCGTCGACGACGAGATCGTATTTGTCGTTGTCACCGAACGGTACCGAGACGGTGTATCCGTCCGCAATGAGTGTCGCCACGATCTTCGCTTCCGTTTCGTCACCGAGGGTCTTCGGATTAGCCATACAACTCCCGACGATCTGGGACCGTGCTGTGTCAAAAACCCGTGGACGCGGCGGCACACTCGTACCGTCGATGGACGACTGCTGACGTGCTGTCGCTTGCGAGCCGAGTGGGCGGACAAACGTCAGGACGAAAACCCATCCGTGTTGGTTTTCGAGACACAGCGACTCGCTTCGCTCGTCGGACACTCCTCGCTCACGAATCGGCGTCGGCAGAAAGCGCCCGGAGCGGGATTTGAACCCGCGTCACAACCGTGACAGGGTTGTATGATGGGCCACTACACCATCCGGGCTTGCAACTCCTGCTTTCCCGGTGACGGTATTAAGGGTTTTGTTCCAGTGACGCGCTCGTGTTCTTCCAGTCATTTCTCGTCATCGGTACTATTCGATCGCAGTCATAACCCCGACGTGAGGAATCCGACACGTTTCGGAATACCCGCTGCCAGTATACCGATCGCTCGTGAGTATCGGAATCTGAAAAGCGCCCGGAGCGGGATTTGAACCCGCGTCACAACCGTGACAGGGTTGTATGATGGGCCACTACACCATCCGGGCTTGCAACTCCTGCTTTCCCGGTGACGGTATTAAGACTTTCCAATCGATCCCTCCGTGGTACGGTGAATCGGGCCACGATCGATTCCCTGACGCACCCGAAAACCGTGTCATCAGTCCGCACGACCCACAAGGAATTTAACCGATAGCCGGCTACCGTAGAACGTGACAGTCGATTCCGGTCAGGTTTGCCCGGCCGGATAGCCACGCTTCCCGGTCGAGTTAGTAACCCTTAACTGCCTGCCACCGATACCTGCCTGTAGTATCTCGTGACAGCCGCTTCTCTCCCGATAGCCGACACGCACACCGACACAACATGGTAGACGTAAGCCAACACGAACTCGTCCCGGAGCACACCGTTCTCGAGGAGGACGCGCTCGAGGAGGTGCTCTCCGAGTACGACATCGACCGTACAGACCTGCCCAAAATCAAGCGCAACGATCCCGCCCTCCCGGACGAGGCGGAGATCGGCGACGTCATCAAGATCGTCCGGAACTCACGGACAACCGATCAGGCAGTCGTATACCGACTCGTGGTGGAATAAATGGCAATGGAACTCGATCGAGCGAAACGACGGGACATCTCGCGGGAGTACTTCTCGAAGGAACGACTCGCCGAACACCACTATCGATCGTTCAACGCCTTCCTCAACCGCGGCATGCAGGAGGTCGTCGACGAGAAGGCGACGATCGACACGGACATCGGCGACAAGGAAGGCGAGGAACCGGTGCACGTCGAACTGGGCGACGTCCGCGTGGTGACGCCGCGCGTTCGGGAGGCCGACGGCTCCGAAGAGTTGCTCTACCCGCAGGAGGCGCGCCTTCGAAACATCACCTACTCCGCGCCGGTCTTCATGGAGATGTCGATCGTCAAGGGCGAGGAGGGCGACCAGCGGGTCGTCGACTCGACCGAGACGAAGATCGGGCGGATGCCGATCATGGTCGGCTCCGAAAAGTGTAACATCGCCGGCTTCTCCGACGAGGAACTGATCGAGATCGGCGAGGACCCCGCCGACCCCGGCGGCTACTTCATCGTCAACGGTTCCGAGCGGGTGCTGATGACGAGCGAGGACCTCGCGCCGAACAAGATCCTCGCGGAGTACGACACCAAGTACGGCGACGAGATCCAGGTCGCGAAGACCTTCTCCCAGCGTCGCGGGTATCGGGCGCTCGTGCTCTGCGAGCGGACTCGAAACGGACTGCTCGAGGTCTCGTTCCCGTCGGTCTCGGGATCGATCAACTTCGTGACGCTCGTGCGCGCGCTCGGCCTCGAATCGGACGAGGAGATCGTCCACAAGGTCTCGAACGACCCCGAGGTCGTCAAGTACATGCTGGAGAACTTAGAGGAGGCCGAGGTCCAGACCGAGGAGGAGGCGATCGAGGCCCTCGGGAAACGGGTCGCCTCGGGCCAGGGGAAGAACTACCAGCTCAAGCGCGCGAACTACGTGATCGACCGCTACCTCCTGCCGCACCTCCACGAGGAGGGCGTCGACGAGGAGGACGTCCGGATCAACAAGGCCCACTACCTCTGTCGGATGGCCGAAGCGTGTTTCGAACTCGCGCTCGGGCGACGCGAGGCCGACGACAAGGACCACTACGCGAACAAGCGCCTGAAGGTCTCCGGCGACCTGATGAAAGACCTGTTCCGGACCGCGCTCAACAAACTGGCCCGGGACGTCAAGTACCAGCTCGAGCGCGCCAACATGCGCAACCGACAGCTCTCGGTGAACACGGTCGTCCGATCGGACGTCCTGACCGAGCGACTCGAGCACCCGATCGCGACCGGAAACTGGGTCGGTGGCCGATCGGGCGTCTCGCAGCTGGTCGACCGTACCGACTTCATGGGCGTGCTCTCGCACCTGCGCCGGCTTCGATCGCCGCTCTCGCGGTCCCAGCCTCACTTCGAGGCGCGGGACCTGCACGCGACCCAGTGGGGTCGCATCTGTCCCTCCGAGACGCCGGAGGGGCCCAACTGT
Encoded here:
- a CDS encoding DNA-directed RNA polymerase subunit H, which gives rise to MVDVSQHELVPEHTVLEEDALEEVLSEYDIDRTDLPKIKRNDPALPDEAEIGDVIKIVRNSRTTDQAVVYRLVVE
- a CDS encoding group I intron-associated PD-(D/E)XK endonuclease, whose translation is MANPKTLGDETEAKIVATLIADGYTVSVPFGDNDKYDLVVDDSDRLYRIQCKTAWQNKAETIRFNTHSQTTRDGRYHEQTYDDVIDAFIVRCPDREQLYWIPIEDATEQKMELRFEASIDHPSINWAPDYEFDGKIPER
- a CDS encoding DNA-directed RNA polymerase subunit B'', which translates into the protein MAMELDRAKRRDISREYFSKERLAEHHYRSFNAFLNRGMQEVVDEKATIDTDIGDKEGEEPVHVELGDVRVVTPRVREADGSEELLYPQEARLRNITYSAPVFMEMSIVKGEEGDQRVVDSTETKIGRMPIMVGSEKCNIAGFSDEELIEIGEDPADPGGYFIVNGSERVLMTSEDLAPNKILAEYDTKYGDEIQVAKTFSQRRGYRALVLCERTRNGLLEVSFPSVSGSINFVTLVRALGLESDEEIVHKVSNDPEVVKYMLENLEEAEVQTEEEAIEALGKRVASGQGKNYQLKRANYVIDRYLLPHLHEEGVDEEDVRINKAHYLCRMAEACFELALGRREADDKDHYANKRLKVSGDLMKDLFRTALNKLARDVKYQLERANMRNRQLSVNTVVRSDVLTERLEHPIATGNWVGGRSGVSQLVDRTDFMGVLSHLRRLRSPLSRSQPHFEARDLHATQWGRICPSETPEGPNCGLVKNFAQAMELSQNVEDEQELKRELASMGVQGIPGLEGIERSTADD
- a CDS encoding bacterio-opsin activator domain-containing protein, whose amino-acid sequence is MSQPITVLVVDNEPGYADLAGSMLEREHDAIEAVAATSADDALAVLDRRDVDCIVSDYEMPSLSGLELLERIREDDPDLPFILYTGRGSEELASEAIAAGVTQYFQKESGEEQYALLANQITNAVSQYRAETELRESERRYERTLTTLHETTRDLMRAETKDEIYQSAVDTAGDILDVAVAAAYAFEPTDGVLAHAASMRESRELVDPEMTFERGEGLVWEVFSEGESAYYEDVQRTGVERAQTLSRSELIAPLGTHGVLVAGTEDVDGFDETMTELLHILAANTEAALDRAEREQLLREHDRTLTAQNEELTRLNHTNEIVREINHGVAQASTRDEIERRVCDRLADTDRYLFAWIATNDDDPPTPTAWAGVDAAYVDRIRDDGECAPEVGLVKETLATEQVQVVRNVLEADDWSPRRKDALTYGYQTVLSVPLVDDERRYGALLVHVPGVDAITDSEREVLGELGETIGHAIRSVEQTRAMLTDSRVELELTSYDERLLVNRLSERISGPITLEGVIDRADDEVVVFVSVPSTAELGPVMAEWASVETLSAVSEGEDETLFELTLSSTPFLDVLRTYDVQLREATAEDGTTTLVLEVPQHVETRSLIEGFQNSYPDTELDARRETTGTRSARQLDTYLEERLTDKQFEALQAAHYSGFFEWPRESTGEDLADALDVSPPTYHYHLRAAERKLVTLAFDGGSN